CGGGCAATCCGGGCGCGTCGGGGCCGTCTCGATCTCGATCGAGAACACCGAGCCGCGGCCGGGCTTCGAGCGCACCGCCAACCTGTGGCCCAGGTGACGGCAGGTCCGTTCGACGATCGACAGGCCCAGCCCCATGCCCGAGCCCGGCGGCACGTTGTCGGCGCGGGTAAATTCTTCGAAGATCCGCGCCTGGTCCTTGCGCGAAATGCCGATGCCGGTATCCCAGACTTCCAGCACCACCTTGTCGCCCCGCCGCCGGCAGCCCACCAGCACCCGGCCGCTCTCGGTATACTGGATCGCGTTCACCACGAGGTTCTGCAGCGACCGGGTCAGGTATTGCCGGTCGCTGCGCACCCACGCCGTGCAGGGCACCACGTCCAGGCGCAGGCCCTTCTCGGCGGCCACCATGGCCTGGTCCTCGGCCACCGACCGCATCACCGTGCCGAGGCAGAACTCGGTCGGGCTGAGCGCCGAGCCGGTGCTTTCCAGCCGCGACAGGTCGAGCAGCGCCTGAAGCAGCGATTCCATCGAGCCGAACGAGCCGGCCAGCCGGTCGACCAGCGCCGCCATCGCCGTGCCTTCGGCCATCTCGGACAGGGTCGCGATCAACAGCTTTGCCGCGTTGACCGGCTGCAGAAGATCATGGCTGGCGGCCGCGAGAAAGCGGGTCTTGGACGACATCGCGGCCTCGACCTCGGCCTTGGCGAGGCGCAACTGCTCCTCGACGCGCATCTGGTCGTCATGCTGCTCGCGCAGCCGCCGGTTGGCCTCGGTCAATTCGCGCGTCCGCTCGCGCACCCGCTCTTCCAGAAGCTCGGTGGCCTGCGATTCCAGCGTCACGTCGGCGATGTCGGCCAGGAACCCCCGGTCGGGCAGCAGATGCACATGGAGGTCGAGCACCCGGCCGCTGGCGTGGTGCAATCGCTTGCGCAGACGCCCGTCGCGGCGCAGGTCGGCCGGCCAGCGGTCGGCATCGGCCATGTCGTCCGCCGCGACCAGCCGGTTGTCGCGCACGTAGCGCAGGATCGCGGAGAACTCGACGCCGGCCTGCACCAGCGTGTAGGGCAGGCCCAGCAACTCGCGGAAGCGCGCGTTGCGGATCGTGACCTCGCCCGCCCTCGAGAACGTGCAAAGCCCCAGCGTCATGTGGTCGAAGGCGGCCTGCAGGTAATGCGCCTGCATGTCGATCAGCAGGTCCTTCTCCAGCCGGTTCTTGCGCACGATGTCGGTGATCTCGGTCTGCAGAAGGATGATGTTGCCGGTGCGGGTGCGCTGCTGGCTGATCTGGAACCACCGGTCGTTCTCGAACTCCAGCACGAAGGTCATGCTGGCGCCGCCTGCCGGCCCCCGGATCGCCTGGGCGAGTTCGCGGCACGCCTTTTCGGGGTCGGCCAGATGGCGGCTGGCCTGAAGCGCGCGAAAATAGTCCTCGACGGTCAGCCCGGGCAGGATGCGCGCCGAGATGTCGGGCAGGATCGACTTGAAGAGGTCGTTGCACACCTCCAGCCGGCCCTCGTTGAAAAGCGCGAAGCCGCCCTCCAGCGCGTCCAGCGCCTCGGACAGCCGGCGCTGGGTCTGCTCGCGGTCGACGCGGGCGAGTTCGAGCTCGGTCGAGGTGCGTTCGAGGTCGCGGGTCTTGGCCCAGACCTGCCCCTGCAGCGCCACCGCCGACTGAAACAGCGCATAGGGCGAATCGCCAACCTCGTGCTGGCGGCTCGCGCGCCGGATCAGTGCGTCGATGATCCTGGCCTGGCGGGCGATCTGTTCCTCTGGCGGGGCATCGCGGTCGATCATGCCAGCGCCCCCCGCCGCGCCTCGAAGAAGGCGACGCCCACGAAGGTCTGGTTCACATGGACGCCGCAATGCTGTTCGCCATATGTGTTGAAGCCCAGCACCCGCCGGTCGCACAATCGACCCGACACCGCCGCGCCCAACTGCTTCTGCTCGATCTCGAGTTTCCTGAGCACGCAGTCGAAACCGAGGATGAAGTCGGGCGCGCGGCCAGCCTCGTCCGTGACGTCGAGCCCTTCTTCGAGGGTGCGCAGGATCTCGCGCCCCCGGCCCAGCGTCAGCAACAGGCCGTCGTCGATGGCCGACAGGAAGGCCAGCGCACCATCGTCGATCACCTTCTGGATGGCGCGGACGTGATACATGCTCTTGTTGCGCACGAGGACCGGGTTCTCGGCGAAGACCTGCGGCGAAAGCTGCTCGACCTGGCAGCCGACGAGGCGGGCGTATTCCTGGGCCGCCGGCGCGCCGTTCAGTTCGATCACCAGCCGTTCCTCGGGCACCGCCTGCGTCACAACCATCAGCCGGTCGGTCGGCAGGAAATGGTCGAATCCGAGCCCCGCGAAATCGCAGGCCGTCTCGATCAGGACCAGCAGCGCGGCGTCGCTGTGGAACCGCCCCTCATGGAACACCGCCGTCCGGCGAAAGTTCAGCCCGTCCCCGGCCGAGCCGCCGAACACCGGCAGGTCCCCGAGCCCGGCGGCGAGCGCGGCCACCAGGTTGTCCTCCTGCTTGGACAACCCGTCGGCGAAGATCAGCGCCAGACGGTTCCACTGGGCGGTATGGGAGAATTTTGCCGTGAGCCTCTGCGCCTCGGCGGTCACCCGGGCGATCGACAGCGGGTTCAGCGGTTCGATCAACAGGGTCGCACAGCGGAAGTGCACGCGCGGGAAGGCGAGCAGCATCAGCGCGTCGTCCTCGTAGCCCGCGGGCGTGATCTGCCCCGCGGTGGTGCACCCGAAGACCGGTATGCCCGCGAAGGTCCGGTCCAATGCCTCGGCCAACGGGCCGAGGGGCAGGGTGTCGGGCACGAACACCAGCACGAAGCAGCTTTGTGCGAGGTCGAGCTGGGCGGCGGCCTCGCGCACGGCGGCCTCGGCATCCCCGGCGCGCGACAGCCCGACCCCGACCGTGCAGGCCCCTGAACTGTCCGCCAGCGTCAGCATTCGGGCGCGCGCCTACTGGCCGAGGAACGCGCGCGCGTCCGGTTCGGCGAAGGCACCGCCCATGTCGAGATTGACGCTTTCGACCAGCACCGCGGCCTGGGTCCGGTTCTGCACGCCGAGCCGGCGCAGAAGCGCGGTGATGTGCGCCTTGACCGTCGCCTCGGCCAGCGAGAGTTCGTGCGCGATCTGCTTGTTCGGCTTGCCCGCGCAGATCAGCCGCATGATGCGGGCCTGCTGCGGCGTCAACTCGGCAATCCTCTGGCTGACCTCCTGGACCGTGGGCATCCGTGCCGGGGCGGCGCCTGCCGCACAGCTTTCGCGAAAGGCCGGCGGCAAGTAGCGGCGACCCGCCGTGACCTCGGTCAGCGCCGCGCGAAGCTCCCCGGTGTCGGCATCCTTGGCAATGAAGCCCGCCGCCCCGCCCTCCATCAGCGCGGCGACCAAATCGGGCGAGGTCAGCGCCGAGATTACCAGCATCGGCACATCCGGGATTCGCTCGCGCACCCGGAAAAAGCCCGAAAGCCCGGTGACGTCGGGCAGCTTGAGGTCCAGCATGACGAGGTCGGGCGCGAAGCCAGGGCCGAGTTGGGCCAGGCCATCGGCAAGGTTGGTCGCGGTGCGGATCTCGCAGGCGTCGAAAACACGGGCAAGAGCGGTGGCAAGGGCGTCACCATAAAGCGGATGATCGTCGATCACCAGGATCGAGCGCACACGGTTCGCGCTCGGTTCAACCGAGTCGTGGTTCATAGAAAGTTCCTCCCGAGCCGAACGATAGCAAACGCCCCCCGCCCTGCGCAACGTCGGCAGGGACCTCTTCCGGGGCGCCGGATGCGGTCACGGCGGGTTTCATCGGTGCGGCGTCGCACCTCTCTTGGCCTGCAAGACCACCCGTGGCATGCGAGGTTGTTGATCCGCGTCGCGGCGACGGAATACCCTTCCCGAACCGGGCGGGAACAACCGGCAAGGGGTTGGCTGTGCAGATCGGAGGAAACGAGCGGTGCTGTCCATGACGGAAACGAAACACGAGGACTGGATCGGCCGCGTCGAGGAGCGGACCGGCTGCCTGACGACGGAGCTTGCCGGCATGCTGATGGGCGCGCTGGGACACGAGGCGGCCGCGGCGCCCGCGATCGAGGCCGGAGCGCCGATGCCGACGCTGTGGCACTGGGCGGCCTTTCCGGAATTCGTGCCCCTCGGCGATCTGGGCACCGACGGCCACCCCCGGCTCGGCCGGTTCCTGCCGCCGCTGTCCTATTCGCGGCGGATGTGGGCCGGCGGACGCCTGCGCTTCGAGGGCGGCTTCGCAATCGGCGAGACGCTGCACAAGCGCTCGGAAATCCTCGGGATCGACGAAAAGCAGGGGGCAACGGGGCCGATGGTCTTCGTCAAGGTCGGCCACGCGATCGAGGGCAAGGACGGCCAGATCGCGGAGGAACAGGATATCGTCTACCTCGACATCCCCGACACGTTCCGGGCTCCGAAGAAGCTGCCGCTGCCCGAGGCCCCGGCCTTCGACGAACCCGTGGCGGTCAACGAGGCGCGGCTCTTCCGCTATTCCGCGGCGACCTACAACGCCCACCGCATCCACTACGACCTGCCCTATGCGCGCGAGGTCGAGAAATACCCCGCCCTCATCGTCCACGGCCCGATGCAGGCCACGCTGCTGATGGAGGCGGGCCTGCGGCACACCGGCGGGGCGCCCCGCGCGTTCCGCTTCCGCGGCGTGCACCCGATGTTCGCCGACGAGGACATGCGCCTTCTGGGCACGCGCGGCGCGGACGGCGCGCTGGAGCTCTGCACCGCCACGCCGTCCGGGCACCAGTGCCTGCAGGCCCGGCTGGAGGTCGCGTGATGGGGGTGCTGAAGGGCATGCGCGTCGTCGAGGGCTCCGCCTTCGTCGCGATTCCGCTCGCGGGGATGACGCTGGCGCAGATGGGCGCGGACGTGATCCGCTTCGACCGGCTGGAAGGCGGTCTCGACTACACACGCTGGCCGGTCACGCAGGACGGCCGCAGCCTGTTCTGGGCCGGGCTCAACAAGGGCAAACGCTCGATCGCGATCGACATGAAGAACCCGCGCGGGCGCGAGTTGATCACCGAGATCATCTGCGCCCCGGGCGAGGATGCGGGGCTGTTCCTGACCAACCTTCGGGTCCGCGGCTGGATGGATTACGAGACGCTGTCCACCCACCGGCCCGACCTGGTCATGGTCTCGCTGCTCGGCGACCGGCACGGGCGGCCGGCGGTGGATTACACCGTGAACCCGTCGGTCGGCTTTCCCGACGCCACCGGCCCCGAGGGCAGCACCGACCCCGTCGCGCATGTGCTGCCCGCCTGGGACTGCATCGCCGGCAACATGGCGGTCTCGGGCCTGCTGGCGGCGGAACGCCACCGGCTGCGCACCGGCGCGGGCCAGTCGGTGGAACTGACGCTGAAGGACGTGGCCGCGGCGATGCTGGGCAATCTCGGCATCATCGGCGAGGTCGCGGTGAACGGGGTCGACCGACCCAAGGGCGGCAACGCCCTTTACGGCGCCTACGGACAGGATTTCGTCTGCGCCGACGGAGAGCGCGTTATGGTGATCGGGCTGACCGAGCGGCAATGGCGCGGCCTGCTGAAAGTCACCGGCATGGCGGACCGGATGGCCGCCCTGGAACTGGAACTCGGCGAAAGCCTCTCGGACGAGGGGGCGCGCTGGCGCCACCGCGCGCGGATCACGCAAGTCCTTGCGCCCTGGTTCGCTTCCCGTGCCCCGGCCGAGTTCGCCGAGGCGTTCGAGGCGGCCGGCATCACCTGGTCGACCTTTCGCAGCTTCGCCCGCGCGGTCCGCGAAGACCCCGACCTGTCGCCCGAGAACCCGCTCTTCTCCGAGTTGGACCAACCCGGCATCGGCCGTTACGCGGTGCCCGGATCGCCGTTCAGCTTCTCGGCCGAGGGCCGCGAGCCCCCCGTGCCGGCCCCGGCGCTCGGCCAGCATACCGAGGAGATCCTGGCCGACGTGGTGCGCCTGCCCGAGGGCGAGATCGGCCGGCTCTTCGACGAGGGCATCGTGAAGGGCGCCTGACCCGCCCCGCGGCCCGAGATCAGCCGGGAAAGATCTTTGCCATCTCGGCGTCGAACCGGGCCCAGGTCATGGTGGCCTTGTTACCGGCGTAACCATGGTAATGCGACCTGCCGCTGGATGTGGGCAGGCCCGCCCAGATCCGCGCGAGATTGTTCATGAAGCGGGTGCGGCCGATCGTGCCGGCGAGAAACGCGCCATACCCCGCCTCCTCCAGCAGGAGGTCGGCAAGACGGTCCTGCACCGCCGGCGAAAAGACCGTGCGATGGTCGAGGCCCAGATGTTTCACCAGCCTTTTCAGCGTGGCCGGAATGAACTGGTAGCGGCCGATGGCATGGGGCTGGCCGGGCGTGGCGGCGATCCAGGCGTAAATCTCCGCGATGGTCATCTCGGTCGGCTTCTCGGCCGGCCGCCGCTTGGCGCCATGCTGGACCGCGTCGTAGCCATGCCGCGGTGATTCGGCACGGCTGATCAAGTGCCGGATCCGCTCGGCCTGGGCTGCCCCGTCGCCAAACGCCGCAGGCGGATGGAAAACCGCAAGGTCAGCCCCCTGGTTCTTTGCCGGCGGCACGTCACCCGGACGGGGCGCGAAAAGGCTTCCGCCCTCGCGCCCGGCGAAAAGGCTTGCGCCGCGGGCCTGACCGGCCGACGCGGGCGCGCGCGGCACCAGGGGGGCCATCGCGCCTTGGGCCCGGAACAGCGAGCTTCCGGCCAGGAGCGACATCGGTTCCGCCTGGGCATCACGCGGGCCGGCCATCGCGACGAGGGCCAGCGCGGTCGCCAGGACCGGGCCTGCAGGGTTCATTCTCACCTCGTTCTGAGCGCAAGATCTCGAGGCGAGAGTCCCCGGAAGAGGTTCACATTTGGTTTCGGACTTGGCGGAATCGGCCGAAAACCGGTTGCCGACCTCCACGCTAAGGACACGGGATGTCGCATGGTCGTCGTCAAACGAGGGCCGTGGTTACCGACCCGGGATCGAAAAGAA
This genomic window from Rhodovulum sp. ES.010 contains:
- a CDS encoding response regulator transcription factor yields the protein MNHDSVEPSANRVRSILVIDDHPLYGDALATALARVFDACEIRTATNLADGLAQLGPGFAPDLVMLDLKLPDVTGLSGFFRVRERIPDVPMLVISALTSPDLVAALMEGGAAGFIAKDADTGELRAALTEVTAGRRYLPPAFRESCAAGAAPARMPTVQEVSQRIAELTPQQARIMRLICAGKPNKQIAHELSLAEATVKAHITALLRRLGVQNRTQAAVLVESVNLDMGGAFAEPDARAFLGQ
- a CDS encoding MaoC family dehydratase N-terminal domain-containing protein encodes the protein MTETKHEDWIGRVEERTGCLTTELAGMLMGALGHEAAAAPAIEAGAPMPTLWHWAAFPEFVPLGDLGTDGHPRLGRFLPPLSYSRRMWAGGRLRFEGGFAIGETLHKRSEILGIDEKQGATGPMVFVKVGHAIEGKDGQIAEEQDIVYLDIPDTFRAPKKLPLPEAPAFDEPVAVNEARLFRYSAATYNAHRIHYDLPYAREVEKYPALIVHGPMQATLLMEAGLRHTGGAPRAFRFRGVHPMFADEDMRLLGTRGADGALELCTATPSGHQCLQARLEVA
- a CDS encoding PAS-domain containing protein, which translates into the protein MIDRDAPPEEQIARQARIIDALIRRASRQHEVGDSPYALFQSAVALQGQVWAKTRDLERTSTELELARVDREQTQRRLSEALDALEGGFALFNEGRLEVCNDLFKSILPDISARILPGLTVEDYFRALQASRHLADPEKACRELAQAIRGPAGGASMTFVLEFENDRWFQISQQRTRTGNIILLQTEITDIVRKNRLEKDLLIDMQAHYLQAAFDHMTLGLCTFSRAGEVTIRNARFRELLGLPYTLVQAGVEFSAILRYVRDNRLVAADDMADADRWPADLRRDGRLRKRLHHASGRVLDLHVHLLPDRGFLADIADVTLESQATELLEERVRERTRELTEANRRLREQHDDQMRVEEQLRLAKAEVEAAMSSKTRFLAAASHDLLQPVNAAKLLIATLSEMAEGTAMAALVDRLAGSFGSMESLLQALLDLSRLESTGSALSPTEFCLGTVMRSVAEDQAMVAAEKGLRLDVVPCTAWVRSDRQYLTRSLQNLVVNAIQYTESGRVLVGCRRRGDKVVLEVWDTGIGISRKDQARIFEEFTRADNVPPGSGMGLGLSIVERTCRHLGHRLAVRSKPGRGSVFSIEIETAPTRPDCPAPDGAGAGSDRDDLDLIVLVVENDAEVLFATSRKLESWGAGVLAAASTDEAVRLVEELGMAPDVILADYQLDAGDNGLKTIRALRRTTGAHVPAIMITADRGETLDRAAEREDVTLVRKPVQPARLRPLIDWKTRAASRASDESIA
- a CDS encoding FIST N-terminal domain-containing protein; the encoded protein is MLTLADSSGACTVGVGLSRAGDAEAAVREAAAQLDLAQSCFVLVFVPDTLPLGPLAEALDRTFAGIPVFGCTTAGQITPAGYEDDALMLLAFPRVHFRCATLLIEPLNPLSIARVTAEAQRLTAKFSHTAQWNRLALIFADGLSKQEDNLVAALAAGLGDLPVFGGSAGDGLNFRRTAVFHEGRFHSDAALLVLIETACDFAGLGFDHFLPTDRLMVVTQAVPEERLVIELNGAPAAQEYARLVGCQVEQLSPQVFAENPVLVRNKSMYHVRAIQKVIDDGALAFLSAIDDGLLLTLGRGREILRTLEEGLDVTDEAGRAPDFILGFDCVLRKLEIEQKQLGAAVSGRLCDRRVLGFNTYGEQHCGVHVNQTFVGVAFFEARRGALA
- a CDS encoding CoA transferase, yielding MMGVLKGMRVVEGSAFVAIPLAGMTLAQMGADVIRFDRLEGGLDYTRWPVTQDGRSLFWAGLNKGKRSIAIDMKNPRGRELITEIICAPGEDAGLFLTNLRVRGWMDYETLSTHRPDLVMVSLLGDRHGRPAVDYTVNPSVGFPDATGPEGSTDPVAHVLPAWDCIAGNMAVSGLLAAERHRLRTGAGQSVELTLKDVAAAMLGNLGIIGEVAVNGVDRPKGGNALYGAYGQDFVCADGERVMVIGLTERQWRGLLKVTGMADRMAALELELGESLSDEGARWRHRARITQVLAPWFASRAPAEFAEAFEAAGITWSTFRSFARAVREDPDLSPENPLFSELDQPGIGRYAVPGSPFSFSAEGREPPVPAPALGQHTEEILADVVRLPEGEIGRLFDEGIVKGA